Below is a genomic region from Zea mays cultivar B73 chromosome 9, Zm-B73-REFERENCE-NAM-5.0, whole genome shotgun sequence.
gacgaggaaatggcgctcatcatcaagagcttccaccaaatcctcaagcaaaggaggggagagGATtataagccccgctccaagaaagtttgctacaaatgtggtaagcccggtcattttattgctaaatgtccattatcaagtgatagtgataggggcgatgacaagaagggaaggaggaaggaaaagaagaagtattataagaagaagggtggcggtgcccacgtgtgtcgggaatgggactccgatgagagctccaccgactcctcctccgacgaggatgccgccaacatcgccgtcaccaaaggccttctcttccccaacatcgaccacaagtgcctcatggcaaaggacggcaaaaagaagaaggtaaaatctagagcctccactaaatatgcaacatctagtgatgaggatagctctagcgatgatgatgatgatttgcttacactttttgccaaccttaacatgcaacaaaaagagaagttaaatgaattgattagtgctattcatgagaaggatgaacttttgtatagccaagaggactttcttattaaggaaaataaaaagcatgttaaggtaaaaaattcttatgctcaggaagtagaaaaatgtgaaaaattaactagtgagcttagcatttgcgatGACACTATCTctgaccttagaattgaaaatgccaaattaattgctaaggtggagaaattaaatgtttgtgatgattctcttgtcaaccttaaaaatgataatgctagtttgattgccaaaattgacaagttgaatgaatcaatttctagccttaagattgagaatgataaattaatgtctaaggctaaagatttaaatgtttgcaatgttttaatttacaatcttagaaatgagaatgccatgttacatgctaagattgatgaattaaatgtttgcaaaccctctacatccaccgttgatcatgtttctatttgcatgagatgtagagacattaatgttgatgctatccatgatcacctagctttaattaaacaacaaaatgatcacatagctcaacttagtgctaaaactaatgagcatgagatagaaaatgaaaaatctaaatttgctagaagcatgctctatagtgggagatgccctgtcattaaggatggcattggcttccaacagagaggcaatgttaaacttaatgcccctaagaaattgtctaactttgttaagggcaaagctcccatggtttaggataacgagggctatattttatatcctgttggttatcccgaacataagattaggagaattcattctaggaagtctcactctggctctcatcatgcttttatgtataagagtgaggcatctagttctaggcaatccactcatgttaaatttcctaaaaggaaatctcctattgcgtcaaatgaacctaatgtttcatttaagacttttgatgcttcttatgtgctcactaataaatcaggcaaagtagttgccaaatatgttgggggcaaacacaagtgttcaaagacttgtgtttgggtacccaaggtgcttgtttctaatgtgaaaggacccaagaccgtttgggtacctaagaacaaggcctaaacttgttttgtaggtttatgcatccgggggctcaagttggatcattgatagcgggtgcacaaaccacatgactggggagaaaagaatgttctcctcctacgagaaaaaccaagatcctcaaagagctatcacattcggggatggaaatcaaggtttggtcaaaggacttggtaaaattgctatatcacctgaccattctatttccaatgtttttcttgtagattctttagattacaatttgatttcgtttctcaattatgcaaaatgagtTACAActttctttttacggatataggtgttaatgtctttagaagaagtgatgattcagtagcatttaagggagtattagagggtcaactatacttagttgattttaatagagctgaactcgatacttgtttaattgctaagactaatatgagttggctctggcatcgccgactagcccatgttgggatgaagaatcttcacaagcttctaaagggagaacacattttgggactaaccaatgttcattttgagaaatacagagtttgtagcgcatgtcaagcagggaagcaagttggcgttcatcatccacacaagaacatcatgacgaccgacaggccgcttgagctactccacatggatctattcggtccgatcgcttatatcagcatcggtgggagtaagtattgtcttgtaattgtgtatgattattctcgcttcacttgagtaTTCTTATTGCAGGAAAaaactcaaacccaagagactttaaagggattcttgagacgggttcaaaacgagttcgggttaaggatcaagaagataagaagcgacaatgggacggagttcaagaactctcaaattgaaggatttcttgaggatgagggcatcaagcatgagttctcttctccctacacaccacaccaaaatggtgtagtggagaggaagaatagaactctacttgacatggcgaggaccatgcttgatgactacaagacttcggaccagttttgggcagaagcaatcaacaccgcttgctacgccatcaaccgactctaccttcatcgaatcctcaagaaaacatcctatgaactcctcaccggtaaaaagcccaatgtttcatattttacagtctttggaagcaaatgttttattcttgttaaaaggggtagaaaatctaaatttgctcctaaggctgtagaaggctttttacttggttatgactcaaacacaagggcatatagagtctttaacaagtccactggactagttgaagtttcttgtgacattgtgtttgatgagactaacggctctcaagtagagcaagttgatcttgatgagctagatgatgaagaggcccgtgcgttgcgctaaggaacatgtccattggggatgtgtgccccaaGGAACCcgaggagcctccacatgcacaagatcaaccatcatcttcaactcaagcatctccaccaactcaagatgaggatcaagctcaagatgatgaaaatgaagatcaagaagagccacctcaagaggaggacaataatcaagggggagatgccaatgatcaaaacaaggaagatgatcagggtccaagaccgccacacccaagagtccaccaagcgatacaacgagatcaccccgtgaactccatcctcggtgatattcataagggggtaaccactcgatctcgagtcgctcatttttgtgaacattactcttttgtttcctctattgagccatacagggtagagaatgcactaagagactcggattgggtgttggcaatgcaagaggaactcaacaacttcacgagaaatgaggtatggcatcttattccacatcctaaccaaaatgttgtaggaaccaagtgggtatttttcaacaagcaagatgagcatggtgtggtgacaaggaacaaagtccgacttgtagccaaaggatattcacaagtcgaaggtttggattttggtgaaacctatgcacctttagctaggcttgagtcaattcgcatattacttgcctatgctacttaccatggctttaagctttaccaaatggacgtgaaaagtgccttcctcaatggaccaatcaagaaagaggtctatgttgagcaacctcccggctttgaagatagtgagtaccctaaccatgtgtataaactctctaaggcgctttatgggctcaagcaagctccaagagcatggtatgaatgcctaagagatttccttatcactaatggcttcaaggtcggtaaagccgatcctacactctttactaaaaccattgcaaatgatttgtttgtatgccaaatttatgttgatgatatcatatttgggtctactaacaaatctacatgtgaagagtttagtaggatcatgattcacaaattcgagatgtctatgatgggggagttgaagtatttcttatgaTTTCAagccaagcaactccaagaaggtaccttcatcagccaaactaagtacattcaagatatactcaccaaatttggaatgaaggatgccaagcccatcaagacacccatgggaaccaatgggcatctcgacctcgacatgggaggtaaatctgtagatcaaaaggtataccggttgatgataggatctttactctatttatgtgcatctcgaccagatattatgctttccgtatgcatgtgtgcaagattccaagccgatcctaaggaagttcaccttagggccgtgaaaagaatcttgagatatttaattcatacacctaagtttggtctttggttcccccaagggatccacctttgatttggtaggatattcagatgctgattgggcagggtgtaaaattgatagaaagagcacatcagggacttgtcagttcttgggaagatccctggtgtcttgggcttcaaagaaacaaaattcagtagctctttctaccgccgaagccgagtacattgtcgtaggccattgttgcgcgcaattgctttggatgaggcaaacccttagggactatggctacaaattaaccaaagtccctctcctatgtgataatgagagtgcaatccgcatggcggataatcccgttgagcacagccgcactaagcacatagccattcggtatcactttatgagggatcaccaacaaaggggggatatcaagattgcttatgttagcaccaaagaacaattagccgatatctttaccaaaccactagatgagaaaacctttatcaaacttaggaatgagctaaatattcttgattctcggaattttgattgacactttgcacacatagctcatttatgtacatttggtcatatctcttttatgactacgactaatgtgttttcaagtatgttcctaagctaagtcgtagattaaaatggaaatggagtcctcggcgaagacaaggcttccactccaccctttgccgtcactccgcatcgctctccactttaGGTATAATCTTCATtcttattactcataccattggggagaaagtaaaaagggctctaaagactccgtttttggcgattaatgccaaagggggagagagtattagcccaaagcaaaaggaccgcaccaccatgccaatttcaaaaaatttcgaaacaaagtttttaatgttttcaattggtatcttttcaaATTATAATTCctcaagaaattctatctcaattggtatatgtattttaaggaggagtttttcaaaaaaaaattggtatctaaaatatttgatctttttaaatTGTAAaacccctcttgaacactaagaggagaatttcattaaggtggagttttgtttagtcaaaggaaaagcatttgaaacagggcgagaaaatttcaaatcttaaaatgcttcttgaaatcttattcatatacctttgactatttgcaaaaaagactttgaaaaagaatttccaaaaacaaaacaagtggtgcaagcgtggtccaaaatgttaaaagaaagaaagcaatccatgcatatcttatgaaagtttaaattggtttaattccaagcaacctttgcacttaccttatgcaaactagttcaattgtacacttatatatttgctttggtttgtgttggcatcaatcaccaaaaagggggagattgaaagggaaatagggtcaaaccttttcctaaatgattttggtggttgaattacccaacacaaataatttgagtagtggagaacagactccacacttgtacagctccccttttattataacatatggtcgagctcttgcctctattctcttgttataagcttcatcatctgaaaggaaattaccctgaaggaaagaaatgatctcagttctccaatcttcacgatgaacaggagatatattgaggactgctctttcaagaagttccaccgaaggtgcttttattgtctcaaaaaatacttccgaaggtaagggcagcccctgtgctgctgacttggctagcaaatcagcatgttcattttctcctcgaggaatgtttttgacagaaaacccttcaaaggaagcttcaatccttcagaccgtgtctaaatatttctcaagcttcgagtctcttgctttacaactcttgtcaatatggccagaaataacctgggaatcagttttaagaaccgcccttctaatccccattgcttttaacttccgaaggcccaaaagcaaagcttcgtactcaacaatattatttatgcaactaaaatcaagtcttgctgcgtagtaagttttaactttggagggtgctactaacacagcagctgctcctgccccgaaggttccccaagaaccgtcacagAATATCGTCCATACTTCGGTATCTTTAGTTgtttcttctccttgagcccctggcgtccaatcggcaataaagtctgctaacgtctgggattgtattgaggatctgtgcacataatcaatgctgaagtcattaagctccgcagcccacttcccaattcttccagtagcttctctgttcctcatgacatccttcaaaggttgtgacgaaggaacaattatatgatatgtttgaaagtaatgtcgaagttttctggatgccattaagacgacatataagaccttctccaattgtatataattcttctttgatagactaagaacttcggagacgaagtatattggggcttgctttttggtttgtccctcaagtttttcttgaacaagtgccgcactcactgctgaatgcgaagctgccacgtacagcaacagaggagcccctggcgttggtggagttaacgtcgttaggtctatcaaatattgcttcagctcttcgaaggctctctgctgaactggtcccctatgaaaaacttcggctgacttcagcacttcgaagaatggtaaatttctctctgctgatctagatatgaatcggttgagggatgccagtcttcctgtcaatcgttgagcccccttctttgtgcttgggggCTCCAtctgaagaatagcttcgatcttatttggattagcttcgattccctttgttgagaccacacaaccaaggaatttccccttttttactccgaagacacacttctctggatttaacttcagacCAGCCTAGGCCTGCAAATGGGGCGGGTGTAAATGGTTATTTTGGGTGGGTTTTAGATATGGGTTTAATTTAGATGGGTGATGATGGGTTTTAATTGACCGTGAATTGGGTTGGGTGGGTTTATTTTTATATTGGGTGGAAATAGTTTGTACCCATGGGCCTTAGATGGGTTTCCATAGACCGTCGATTCCATGGATCCTCATCCATCCTGCCAGCTAGAGATCGAGTTGAGACTAGAGAGCCAGCCATAGACCGACTGCAGCATTGCGCTcgccgccgcccccacccccaCTCTGTTCGTCGACTGCTTGACTCCGTCGCGCCGGCCGTCGGGTTGCCGGTTGAATCCGCCCTCGCCAATGTCGATCTGCTAGTCTGCTACCGACCCACCGCCAAGGGAGGTGAGTTCCCCTGCCACGATCTAGCTCTAGACTAATGGGGTAGTACTAGTAGACGCCAAGCGAGCGTGTGAGGACGAGAGATTTGACAAGGACAGTGAGATCTACAGCTTGTGTGGACGACGGCTTGTGGGAAACACGTTAGTCGACAACGATTCGGTCGCCGCCTGCACACCCCGGTCAGCATCGTCGACCTAGTCCAGGGCCAGTTTGATGGCAACACCTAACTGTTTAGCCAGCTAAATTAAAAGCTAATCACATTCACTCTGAAGTCTGAACTTTAGATGGATTTAACCGTTGTTATATCAGCCAGCTAGCTGATCGACCTCATTTAATTTACGCTATTTTTGTTTAATCTTAACTAATAATTAGTTCCAGCTGACTCAGCCAGCTAGCTGATCGACCTCATCTAATTTACGCTATTTTTGTTTAATCTTAGCTAATAATTAGTTCCAGCTGACTCATGACAGGTTCAGACGATGCACTATTCATGACAGATTTTAATTCAGCTGATTCATCAATCATGACGGCTAACTGTGTAGGTTTTAGTTTATGTCCCGAGCCTGTGTACTCTCTTCCTGTTCTTCTTCGCCGATGGTTGAAGGGTTTAGCGTACTAGTCGGATTCAAATACCACTGGCACTTGTTGTATTATTGTCGTGCTTTGGCTGTTTCTGATGCGAAATTCTTGGTACGCCACTTGTTTGTACACCTTCCCTGGCAGTTCAAACACCCCCTTTATCCTCATCCAGTTCTATGATTTTGCCTTCGTTATTTAAATTCCAAGCCACCGTGCACCGTTTATACATGTTCTAGACTCAGTTAGCAAAGTCTAACAAATAACAACAACAGCGATGCTAAGTTACTAACCCCTTGCTTTTTTTCTATAATGTTGGGTGCAGATATTTAATGTCAGATGGATTTAAGGATATCCGAGGGTTCGGGTACTAATACCACCTTGGATGACCAATCGGTACAATCGCCGACCAGAAGGGCAAAGGTTTGGGAGTATTTTCAACAAGAGTTAGTTGAGGTTGATGGAGTGATGAAGGCTGTTTGCAAATACTGTGGGACTAAGCTGACAAGTAAAAGGAATTCAGGAACAAATAGCCTTAGAAACCATGTTGCAGATACATGTCCTAAAATTTCAGTTGAGGATCGCAAGCGATTCATTGCTACAATGAGAAAAAAGCCAGGAGAAGGTTCATTTGTGTTTGACCCTCGAAAGACTCGTGAGTGCATGGTTAAGTGGTGCATCAGTGCCGAGGTCGCATTCAACAAGTTTGATGATCCTTTCTTTGCCCCGTGGATGGAGTCATTGCAACCATCGTTCAGCGGTGTTGGGCGTCAGACAATGAGAAATGATTGTATTGCCAGATTCAAGATGATGAGGCAAGAGCTAAGGAATGAGCTACAGAGTCTTAACTCTCGGATTTGCTTGACATCTGATCTTTGGACCTCAAATTAGAAGTTGGGTTATCTTTGCTTGACAGCCCACTACATTGATGCAAACTTTATCTTGAAAAAGAAGACTATTGCATTCAAAGATGTCAAATATCCACACACGGGCCTAGCAATCGAAGAAGTAATTACGAAGTGTCTCATAGAGTGGGGGATAAAAGAGAAGGTGTTTACTATCACATTGGATAAATGAGAAGATGATTATGGAGGCCATTGAGTACAAAGTTGTCTTAAAGAGATATGCTGAGGAACAACTTGAGCCTTCACCAGATGATGAAGAGTGGACAAATTCTGAGGCGATTGGAGAGTTTCTTGGGGCATTTGAGGAAGCTACAAAAGCATTCTCAGCACATAGAAGTCCAACATCTCATTTGTTTTTGCATAATGTGTTATGTATCCATCAAGCTCTAAGAAATGAAAATTGGCAAACCAGTtgtgtgcttgaggatttggcactaGCAATGGATTCTAAGTTCGATAAATACTGGGAGAAGGGCAAGTATAATATGGCACTTGTCATAGCCACTATACTTGACCCATCAAAGAAGATGGATTTTTTGGACTTTTTTTATGAGAAGACGTGTCAACAGTTTATCGACATGTCCTTGGCCAAACAATGGTTCACCAATTTTTTTGGTGAATATGCAAAAATTGTTCAAAAAGATACTACAGTCTCACCTATTGTTGCTACAAATACTAGTACTTTGGGCTTACCGATTCTTGGAAAAAGAAGGTTGGATAAAGAATTTTCTCAGTGGTCCCAAACAAGAGGAAGACGTCTTGCAAAGTCTGAGCTTGACGCATACTTAGAAGAAGAATTTGTGAGAACAGATGAAAGATTTGAAATTCTAAGTTGGTGGAGGACAAATGCAAACAAATACCCAGTGCTTTCAGCTATGGCGCGTGATTTATTAGCAATACCTTTGAGCACTGTTCCTTCGGAGTTTGCTTTTAGCGCCGGTGGTCGCATTCTTGCTGATAATCGAAGCTCAATGACACCAGAAACACTTGAATGCCTTGTATGCTGCAAGGATTGGTTGTATGAATACCCAAATATTCAAGGTACTTGATAAGTATGCTAGTAATCACATAGCTTATTAGTTGCTTTTACTCGCTCTATATTTACTGTAATATATTGCTAAGTATGCTAGTAATCACTCTACTTTCCTAACAATTGTTGTTTTGCTATTTCAGTTTATCCAGTTGTGTTTGGACCTAGCTAGCAGCAACACTCTTCCTGCCAGTGGAAATGGGTTAGTAAACAATATATCCTCTTTTTTTGCTATTTTACTACTGCGATGTATGCTGGCACAATAAAAGAATGCAGAGAGGAGAATTGTAGTGTAGGGTTTATTTGTTTCCATATGTACATGGGATTACAAAATATATGTGTTGTTTTTTCCAAATAAAGAAAATATTTGCTTTATTTAGAAAAAAAATTAATTTTACATTCAACAAGAAAGCAACATGCACTCATTTATTTGCTTTTGGCCATTTCTCCTTTTGCTCGATAGTTCAATGTGCTTTTTTCTCACATGATGCTTTTCTTTCACTTCCAGGGAGGTTTATTCGTCGTTCGGTGGGCTTCTGATACTATCTAGATGTCCCCTTCCATTGTTGCTAGCTTCAAGCTTGATCACATACTCTTTCCACCGCTACTAGTTTATGTTTCTTGTCAAAAAGATTATTGTTTATTAAGGATCTTTAACAGATGTTTTTTGTTATTCTCTCGAGACCTAAATGTTTGTTGACCAAAATTGTTACTGTGTATGCAACTATGTTTGTGTATCAGTGTATGCGGTTGGCTTGATGTGAGACAATATGCTAAGCCCACAGGTTTtccatgggtttccacccaattacGGGTTGGTTTGGGGTCAATAATGTTATTGGATGGGTTGGGTTTAACTTCCTTCTAATATGTTTAGGTGGGTGTGGGATGGATATCGAAGTTACTAGATTTGGGTATGGGTGGGAGTGGGTTGGATTTTTTGCCATTAGCAGGCCtagaccagcctgtctgaaattagcgaatgtctcctgcagatcagcaatgtgattttctttcttggtgctttttactataatatcatcaacatatgttaacacatttatgcctatctgataatggagaaccttcgttgtcattctgctgaagcttcctccagcgttcttgagcccctcaggcatccgaagataacaatacgttccactaggggttatgaagctggttttcggctcatcctctttcttcatccaaatttgatggtagcctgaataacaatctagcagactcataagctctgacgaagctgctgcgtcaactagagaatctatccttggcaatggaaactcatccgtcggacaagccttgttgagatcagtaaaatcgatacacatcctccatttgccattgaccttttttaccataacagtgttagccaaccattctggatacttcacttctctgatgactccgacgctgaggagtctttttacttcatttcgagcaccttcggccttgtcatcagacatcttccgaagcctctgctttctgggtctgaaggatggatcaacattgagcgagtgttcaataacatccctattgacGCCACAGAGATTGTTAtccgaccatgcaaagacatctttgttgttgaacagaaaccttatcagggttttctcttgttcctcaaacaattgagatcccagcagcaccttctgttctgcgatatcttcgcataaaagcatgggttttggctgatcggccgaagcagccttctcccttctgtacttgtactactcacaagcttcggcttcatctatattgtggattgcctttgaatcagtccaattcccctcggcctttctggcagcttcctgactcccatgaatagcaataggtccctgatccgaaggtatcttcatgcaaagatatgctggatgaagaattgcttcgaaagcattgagtgttccgcgaccaatgattgcattgtaagggtactccatatcgacaatgtcaaacacaacttgctcagtccttgtattgttgacgaatccgaaggtcactggcatggtaatctttctaagtgctacaatctgtcttcctctgaagccacaaagagggtgcgtagcatcatgaatcttgtcttctggctcttgcatctgtttgaaggctttagcaaatataatgtcggttgcactgcctgtgtcaaccaaaacattgtggactagaaatcctttgatgacacaagatatgaccatagcatcattgtgagggtaatcattgagctgaaggtcctcttgggagaaggtaattgggatatgagaccatcttgacttgatgaagggtccttgcaccccgacatgttgtacccttttttgtgcctccttcttctgcttcttgttagctggctttgagcatgaaccgcctgtgatCGGGAGGATCAGCTTTAGAGCcgaatcagctccagcttggttcttgaacgaagtcaTCAGCtcaaaaggtggaagtgagttcaccggaggtgggcgccaatgttggggacttgttctcaaatgctataaattaagaacaaggcaacacagaatgttaaatgttaatgcccttcgtccgctgaagcattatctccccaaaggatttaatgagcttcggacgaaggtcttgggtaatatatcacgaaggtcacaccttcgtgataagagataaaacaatgcgaaatgaaatataaaatataaaatattatagaataacaagaataaataacattattcacttattttataatatgaatttaaatattaaaacacaatatttaggtacatttataccttcgccttgacaaagaataattccagcgtaatatgttagtgattacaagattctgtgaatagtaaaggagtactgttcatctatttgtaggcacaggatgcagcctgtaagaaattaca
It encodes:
- the LOC118473411 gene encoding zinc finger BED domain-containing protein DAYSLEEPER, yielding MDLRISEGSGTNTTLDDQSVQSPTRRAKVWEYFQQELVEVDGVMKAVCKYCGTKLTSKRNSGTNSLRNHVADTCPKISVEDRKRFIATMRKKPGEGSFVFDPRKTRECMVKWCISAEVAFNKFDDPFFAPWMESLQPSFSGVGRQTMRNDCIARFKMMRQELRNELQSLNSRICLTSDLWTSN